GAGCACGCCGAGGCCCTCGCCTACCAGTGGGACGTCGCGATCGAGTACTGGAGCGACGTCGCCGCGCACGCCGCGGACCGCGACGTCGACGTCGCCATCGAGATGCACCCGAACATGCTCGTGCACGAACCCCACGGGATGGAGCGCCTGGCGTCCGAGACGAACGACCACATCGGTGCGAACTTCGACCCGAGTCACCTCTACTGGCAGGGCGTGGACGTCCTCGAAGCGATCCGCTACCTCGGGAAGCGCGACCGCATCAAGCACGTGCACGCGAAGGACACGGCGATGTACGAGTCGAACGTCCGCACGAAGGGCGTCCTGGACGCGAAACCGTACGACGACGAACTCGAGCGGTCCTGGCTGTTCCGCACCGTCGGGTACGGGCACGGCGAGGAGCACTGGAAGGACGTCGTGAGCGCGCTCCGCATGGTCGGGTACGACGGCGCGCTCAGCATCGAGCACGAGGACGCGCTCACGAGCAGTCGCGAAGGTCTAGAGAAGGCCGTCGACGTCCTCGAGCGCGCGATCTTCG
This genomic window from Halorubellus sp. JP-L1 contains:
- a CDS encoding sugar phosphate isomerase/epimerase translates to MHIGVHTPPLYDRSIEAAIEYLSDLGVTAIEPGVGGNPGSTHMRPETYLDDPDAQTTLQNTLDEHGMEISALATHNNPLHPDDERASEADDDLQTAIELADQFDVDCVTCFSGLPAGAPGDSVPNWITAPWPPEHAEALAYQWDVAIEYWSDVAAHAADRDVDVAIEMHPNMLVHEPHGMERLASETNDHIGANFDPSHLYWQGVDVLEAIRYLGKRDRIKHVHAKDTAMYESNVRTKGVLDAKPYDDELERSWLFRTVGYGHGEEHWKDVVSALRMVGYDGALSIEHEDALTSSREGLEKAVDVLERAIFETEPDEAFWTE